Below is a window of Fulvitalea axinellae DNA.
GCCCAGGTCGGTTTGCAATTCGAAGCCTTGGCCTTTGAGCAGTACGTCGTATTTCCGGATAGGCTTTGTGAAGGCGGGGCGGAAGACGGGTTCTTTGCTGGCGTCGAATTCCCGAGCTTGTTCCGGGTTTCGGAAAACTTCGCATTCCACTTCCACTTCAAAGCCCACTTTGCGTTGGATAACGGGCGGTGTCCGTGAAGAGGATTTGGATTCCTCTGTCGTATTTTTTCGCTTCGAAATTTGACGCACGAACATAGGACTCAGTTACCCAAAAATGATACTAAGTGCGTGTCACGCTTCTATTGAATAGTGATATAGATCGCTTTTGCGGTTTTCCGCAACTCTTAGGCCTCTAGTTTGTCTTTTCTAACAGTAGGGAAAAGAACTCATGTTTACTGGCCGTACGCAAGAAGACAAAGCAAGGGCCTCTGCCGGCAAAGGGGGAGTGGCGAAAAATATTCCGCAAGGGCATATACCGCATTATCGTCCGGCTAGGGTGAAGCACGATACGGCGGGGCATATGGAATCGGGCAGGGCGTTTCCGGTGAGCGTTTCGGGAAGGAGGCGTTTGCGCCGAGGGCAGTTGGTGGTGGTGGATACCGATGGCGCTCACGTAAGTTGGAATACTGGTGAGGAGGGGTTTTCCGAATCGAAATACCCGGCTATAGCTTCCAATATTTCCCAAGGGCTTTACCTCTCGGAGGGTTCCGTGACTTTATTGGAGGACGGTCCCGCTTTCAGGTCTATGATTCGGCTTATGGGCCGTCTTTTTGAAAATAGAAAATCGGTAACGGAATCTTATAATAGAAGGTGGTTTCAGCGATTAAAGCATGTTTGTCCGGAAGAGGGAAAACAGGATATTCCCGAAGACTATGATATAAAGGCCCAAAATGATGTGGCCAGAGCGTTGGCCCAAATTATCGGGGAAAGACCGCCGGGCACCACCACCACACTCCGAAAGCAAGGGGAATCGGCCGGTTCGTTTGGTGACAGTGATGTTGGCCAGTCAGAGCGTTTATCTCTTCTCAAACAATGTGAAACGGAACTAGGGGCCAGAGTTCCGCACAGGGAAAGGTACGGGCGGGCGGACGCAAAGGAATTGGTTGACAAAGGACGAGCCTCAACGGCGCCGTTGGCTCCGCTTACACGCCCAAGGCTTTTCGAATTCCATATAAACGTTTGGCCGGATTATGCGCCGGCTTTGGTTCGGGCGCTTTTGCCTTTGGTCGATACTCCTTATTCCGAAGATTGGGCGTTGGCCAGATGGATTCGGATTAACCCTGTGGAGGGAATCGGGGGCGAGTTGAGTAATATTAGGGTTGGCGTTGGAGATGAGCGGTCTTTCGGCAAAGTTTCCAAAACGCTTTTGGCCATAGGGCAGGAGCATCCGGAATATTTTAGGGAAGGGGAACCGCCAATGACCGAAACGCTTTTTCCGGGCGTGGCTTGGTGCGAAAATCCTTTCGTCTATAGCGTTTGGGATATGGGCGATGATCTGCGTAGAAGCGTTGACCGTTTTGGAGAACGGGCGGGCCAATTGCTGAAGCAGAGACAAAACCGGGGCGCGTGGACGAAGTTTTGGGAGGAATCTTGGATCGAAGGAGCGATCAATAGTTTTGGAGACGGTGTGGAGAAATTTAAATCCCAAAAAGCGAGGAAAGAACACGATTCGGATTACGATTATATTCAGGCTCTGCTCAGTCTGGATTTGCAAGTCAAACAACAAAAAGGAAAAGGCCTCTCCGATAACGTAAACGGTTGGTTAAGGCATTATTTGCGTTTCGTAAGCAGGCCTACCGGTGATGTGCCTATGCCTTTTTTACTGAACCGTTGCAATCTGCTCAAGGAAGCGTTAACGCAACAGCCTAGAGATTTCGCCGGGTATATTTCGGCGTGTATGGCTCGGTTTGAAAAGGAAGGACTGGATTTTTCGCAACCGCATATGAGCTTGCCCGTTCCCGCTTTTCAGGACGAAGGGGCGTATTTGATGGAAGGTCTGGAAGCGATGAGCATTACGGAGGCGTCTCAAGATGAATGGGAAGAGGAGTTTGTGGATAAGAAAACGGCCAAGAGCGCCGAAGTGCCATTGTTTAAGCCGTCGGGAGTATTGGCGAAAGCGTTGGGGCGTTTTCAGCAATCCAGCGCGGAGACGGGCGAAGCGGATGTTCCGCACTTTTCGCTTTCGCAACGCATTGTCAGAACCTTGGATCACACCCAAGGGCAATCGGGGTCGGGCAATCTTGACTTTTTGAATAAAGAACACCTTTACGCAACATCCGCGGAGAAGCCCAAAAAAGAGACGAAATCGTAAACGGAAACAAACAGAGGCAATTCTATTTTGTGAAAATGTAGGAGCCCTGAGGCTTTTGGAGAAACAGAAAACCTGAATATATGAAAACGCTGATAGTTGTCGGATCCACGGGAGTGATAGGGAAAGAAATCGTAAAATTGCTTCGTTCCGATTACAACATCATTGAGATTAATCGCCATAGCGGAGATTATCAATTGGATATTCAAAATGCGGAAGCCGTGGAGGAAGCGTTTAGGAAGATCGGAAGCTTCGACGCGCTGATTTCCGCCGGCGGATACGGCAAGTGGGGAAGTTTGGAAGAGCATAGTCTTCAGGATTTCCACGACGGGCTGAACAGCAAACTGATGGGACAGGTGAATTTGTTTATGATCGGGCGGAAATACGCTCGGCCCGACGCCGTGTTTCTGTTGACTACGGGTGTTTTGGCGCATAGGCATAGGGTGGGCAGTTTATCGTTGGGAATGATAAACATGGCGCTTGAGTATTTTGCGCAAGGCGTCGCTTTGGAACTTACGGGTGATATTAAGATCAATATCGTAAGCCCTGAATTTACCACCGAGACATTGGCTCAAATGGGCGAGGACACTTCAACAGGTATTCCCGCTCGGGAAGCCGCTTTGCTTTACAAAAGGGCTTTGGAAGAAGGGAAGACGGGTGAGATATATAAGGGTTGGAAGGAATGAGGATTTGTGAAGGAAGTCTTTCATGAAAGGAGACGTTACTTTCCCGAAACTTTCTTGAATGCACTGTATATCCGAGACATTCCTAGTTTGAAACGGCCCGCAGTTCGTTTTTTGTCAGGATTGAAGGTAGCGCCGACAGTTAGGTCTACAGAAACCTGCATCGGTCCGAAATCGTCTGGAATTGGGTGTGGCGCTCTTATATTGAGGTGGCGGTACAGGGCGGTTTGTCCTTTTGAGATGGCTTCTCTGAGCAGTCTGCGAGAACAACCGTCCATCTCGTCCTCGGCGTCGGAGAATTCTTGCGCTAGAGAGATTTGAGAAATTTTGGCTTCGGCTTCCGCTTTGAAAATGGATACGGAGGTTTCCATTTCCTTTAGATATTCATCCAGTTCCGGAATGTTGAATCGGAAAGTCCTTGTCGTTTCCAAAGCATCCTCTGTCAGAAGAGAAAGGTGCTGTTTAAGTCTTTCACGGCGCATATCCATCGAGTTTTTGACTCTAAAAGTTATAGCGGGACCAGAGGTGAACGGCTCGTAAGCCTCGTGAAACGATTGGCCGGGATCATGTCCGTACATTTCGAAGAAGTAAAGCGCTTCGGGGCGTTGCGGTAAAATCGAACCTTGGGCTTCTCGTTCGATTTGCGAGATGCTTTCCAGCAGTCTTCTCGATATTTGGGCCGATGATCGCAAGTGGATAAATAACTTCCGAACCATTTCCATCCGGTCGTCGTCGGAGCGGGGAATTTTGGTTTGTTTCCGGAGTTGGAGAAACTTCAGAAATTCTTCCCTCATTTCTTTGTCCAGATAGATTATTTTGTTGAAAGCACCCATAAAGTGCGTTTCGGGTTCTGATTTTCTGTTTACGTTTTCCAACGTTATGTAATCTTGGCCTGTCCTGCACACTACGCCCCCGAAATGATAATTCCAAGCGTGTTCCTCCCAATGGGAAGGGTCTGAGCCGCTTACGTCTTCCATTTCGGGAAAATGCCCGTGTTTATGCGCCCATTTTTTTATCGATTCGAAATAACCATTTACCGTCAAGTCCTTACGCTCTTTCTCCGGAGCTTTTACTCCCGCTGCCATAAATGCTTCTCCGACTAACGGATGTGCCCATTCGTTTATTCCGAGTAATTCGGCGGTTTGGGGGTGATAGGTTGGTGGTTCGTTATAGATTTCTTCCAAAAATTCTTGGGGAGGAACATAGCCGGCACCGCCCTCCAATGCGTCACAACACGCTAATAAACTCGGTTGTGCGAACCCGCCGATCATCGAGGCCAACAGCGCCGAGAAGTGTATGTTTGACATCCGTGAAGCGGGTATTTCGCGCATAAATCCCGCCGTGCCGATTACGGTGCTTATGCAGGTGGAAAAAGTGTTGCCGATTACGGTTTCTCCCGTTCTCCCGCAATCCGATGACGAACCGATCGTTTCGGGTGTTTTGCCATCCATATCCGGAAATACGGCGACCAGTGTATGCGTTTCTCCGTCTTTGTCAGGTACGGTGAGTTTGAATTTCGGATCGGGCCGTAGCCTGAGGCTGGTTTCGTTTCGTGATAAATCCCTGTTGCTGTTTCGGACCAAAGCTTCTTCGGCGTAAAAGACTTTCTTTTGTTGTCTGGAGTCTTCTATGGCCATTCGCCCGTTGTTGGAGACTTTCAGTGGAGGGAAGTCGTGTAGTGTTGCTAACCGGGACGCCTTGTCCTTGTGGAAGTTGTCCGTCATGTCCGTGCGCTCCCAGTCCTCGAAAAGATCGACTCCAGATTTTCGGAAAGTCCGTCGTTCGTCGGTATATGGACCGAAGAATTCCTTGCGCTTGACGTATTGGGTGTGGAAAAAGGCGTCTTCCTCATTATTGCCGGCATAGGCGTCCGGGCCAATAACCCTAAAGCATTGGACGGGCTGTTTTTCCGTTCCGCCTCTTGGCGTTTTTGTGGAGGGAGTTTTGGACTTGCCGACAAACATCAACAATAAAAAAACGAGCGGGCGGAAGTGTTATGTCTTTTTAAAAATCATTGCGACAGGCAAACAATTTGTTGATGTCCAGCGGATTTATTTCCAAGAAAAATCCACTGGACATCTATGCCTTTTAGGTTAATCCTGAATAGTGACGTTGGTGACGTAATTTTGATTTATTGTCGGCGATTGCGCTTTTACGTCCATTTTCCATTTGTCTAGCTTTAGTTTTAATTCCTCAGCTTTTTTGGGCATCGAGTTTATCAAGTTTTTTTGTTCCCCAATGTCGTTTTCTAGATCATATAATTCATATGTGTTATCAAGCCCTAGAAGTTTATTCTCATGCCATTCCACCAATTTGTATTTTCCCGATCTAATAGCGCTTGCCGGTTTCATCCCCGAACCTCCGTGATAATGCGGATAATGCCAGTATAAGTCCTGTCTATTTATTTTTTCGCCTTTGGTAAGCGTATTGACCAGACTTATTCCGTCGGTTATATTCTTGTTTTCCGATTTGGCTATTTCCATAAATGTGGGGAATAAATCTATGGAAGAAACCGGATCGTTAATCGTTGATTCGGCTTTTATTTTACCATTCCATCTGGCGATCATTGGCACACGGATCCCGCCTTCGTAAAGCCAGCCTTTTCCCTTTCTGAAAGGAGTTTGTCTGGCGTAGGCGTGTTTTGCGCCGTTATCGGAGTAGAAAATTAGCAAAGTGTTTTCGCCCAACCTGAGGTTGTCGATTGTTTTGGTTACTTTACCTACACTTTTATCCAGCCTTTCCACCATTGCTGCGATTATTGGATTATTCTCCTCTTTGTCTTTTCCCGAATTTCGATATTTGGCTATACTCGCCTCCTTCTCCATTAACGGATCATGGATGCTGTTATGTGAGATGACAAGAAAAAATGGATCGTCCTTGTGGCGCTGGATATAATCGACGGCACGATTGGTCAAAGTATCCACATTGTGGGCATCTTTTTCGGGTTTCTGCCAAGACGGCAAACCTGAACGTTTAGCGGGTTTGTAGGTTACGAACGTTTCCTCAAAGCCTTGGCGGTCGGGATTGAAGGGTAGGCTTTTCGGTGGAATTTTGGATTTGCTTAGGTGCCATTTGCCGAAGAGAGCCGTGTTATAACCTGCTTCTTTTAATTTTTCCGCAATGGTGACTTCTTCTGTAGGTAACCATTTTTGCCAATCCGGAATATTAAGCGGTTTGTTTTTATAGTTCCGTCCCGGAATGAAATCCGTAAGGTGAAGTCGGGCCGGATATTTACCGGTAAAAATAGAGGCCCGGGTTGGGCTGCAAATCGAAGCTGCGGTGTAAGCGTTGGTGAACCTGGTCCCGGTTTCCGCTAGGCGGTCGATATTCGGGGTTTGGTAATAGTCGGTTCCGTAACAACCCACTTGCGGAACGCCCAAATCGTCGGCAAGAATAAGGACAATGTTTGGTTTTGAATACTTTTTCTGATTGTTGCAAGAGGATAGAACCAATAGTGCGACAAAAATCTTGACCATTTCGTTTTTCATCGAAAAGGATGTTTTTTCCAAATCCAAAATATGGATTCGGTCATGAGAAAATGGCGAGACTAAATGTTACCGGGCGGTAACGGAATGAAAACTAAAAAATCAAAATTGGAATGGATAGCGTTCGTGTCTTTATCCATTGGAGAGAAAACATGGATTATATTTTTTTACAAAAATGAAAGCGAATAGGGGTTGTTTAAACTTTAGTGGAGCTTTGGGGATTTTCTAAATCTTATTTTTCAGAATAAAATAGCCACCTCTTTAATTGAGAAAAACCATTGCCGAATAACTGGGAATAAAAATCAAACGGCTATTATATTGGTTCGATTCTGTATTTCAACAATGACTTCGTAAGTTTTTCCTTATTAAAGAGGTGGCCTTTGCACGGATCCCGTCTTGATAAGTGGGGCTATTTATAAGACATTCTATTCTCTAAAAATCGTTATTCGTGAGCGTGTTGTTGGACTCCGTTTTCTTCGAGTAGTTTTTCATACTCACGAATCCGGCGTTCGTAATCTTCTTGCGCTACGACCATTTCCTCCATATTCTGGCGCAGTGTCTGTTCCTGTTCTTGCATACGCGCGTTTGCTTCTTCGGTTTTGCGTACCAGCTCCTTCATATGAGCCGAAGAACGGTGCCCGGCAAGGAAAGCCGCTACGGAATCGCCAATATTTTCCACAAGCTTGACATCACTTTCGTTCAAGGGTTTGAACGAAGCGATCTCCGCCAAAGCTATTACGGAATCTTCGTGCCTAAAGGGAATAATAAGTAGACAGCGAGGCTTGGCGTCGCCCAATCCGGAGCCGATGGTCATGTAATTCTGCGGGACTTCCGTCCTGAAAATGGAGTCACCTTCTAAGTAAGCTTGGCCAACAAGACCTTCGCCGATTTCGATTCTTTTTTCCACATATTTTTTACGGTCATAAGCGTAACATGCCGAAAGTTCTATCCATTTTTCATTTTCCCGTTCCTCTACGGTATATAATACACCTTGGTTTGCGTTAACCTGCCTAACCAATTCGGAAATGAACCCGTCTTTTACGGAATCCCAATCATCGCCAGTACGGAGGACTTTGTTTAGCTTATCAACACCTTCGGTAACCCGCTGGCGGTTTTCGTCTTCCTTTTGCTGGGCCTCTACTTGTTTGATGTATTTTTTCAAATCACCGGATTGGCTTTCCAGGTCACGTTGTTTTTCCTCTGAAGCTTTTAGAAGGTCCTCCCTTTGTTCTTCCACAACTCCAAAAGTGTATTTGTTAAGGAAATAAGATGTGAAATAAATGCCGCAGGCAATTCCCAGAAAAGAAAAGTCGGTGACTTTGTTTCGGTAAAAAGAAGAATCCTGCTCCGGGCTGGCCCAGCCATCAAACATTAGGAGAGCCCCCAGCGAAGCCAAGGCCGTAACCATAGCGGTTAATTGTAGGGGGCCTTCACCTTTATTGTTTAGGATCATCCAAGACATAATGGCGCAACTGGCTTGGACAACGAAATAACCTGGAGATATCGCTTCCGTTGGTTTGAGCAAAGACAAGTGGCCTAGCATCAGAATTATTGGTGCGCCGGCTCCGAAAACAAACCTGCCGAATTTGTTGTCTATCCCTGCTTTTACTATCGCAAAGTATAAGATTGCTAAAAAGGGAATTCCGCAAAGGATTAAGGCGGTATTAAAAGTAAAAGAGCCGATGTAGAAAATGTAAGGTAAAGGGACGGTTAATCCGAAAATGCCCCAATAATTGCCAGACATTAATCGTGTCTTTTCGTCTAGGCTCATGGATTCTTTAGAGCCGATCGAGTGGATTGATTGTAAAAAATTCATTCGTATGAATACTGACAGTTAATAGTTTTTGATAGAACTGAGAGATAAGTAGTTGATCCGTGTGGGTTAAATCTAAAAACATAAAGCATTATATATAAATTTTTATATATCTAATTTTATTGTTTTTTATAAAACTAGCTGCGTAAGGTTGGTTGAATGTTCTTTGATAAAAGAAGGTCCTAAAAAGGATGAGAAAACCAGAATAAAAAAGATAATATATAGCAGTATAACTATAAACTGATAAGGGATGATATAAGAGTGATTTTAGTATGTTGCAGTTAGTGTTTTGTATAAAACCAAAGGTGATTCATTTATTGTGGTTTTCTTCCGTTTTCTGTTTAGGGAACCTTGTGGATGCTGAATTATTCTGTTTTTTAATATATACGATTACAAGGAAAACGAGGTCCGAAAATGGATTTATAGACTGAAAACTATTAATGGTTATTCTAAGAAAAGAGGAATTGATTTTTTGATAAACGTAAAGCGGAAACGATTTTTTTCACGCGTTTGCCGTTTTCTGCCATATATGTATTGTTGTTGCTCGAAGGTTGTGAGCAAGATGGTTTTACTGCAAAGGGACATTAGGTGAGAGCCCAAACGCGAGGATTGATTCTAAGAATCAAGTGACATGAATAAAAATTGAAAAGTCATATTTTTTTTATGGCAATAGATATTTCGAGGATGGGGAAAGGTTGATTTTAGGAATTCAGCTTTTTACGAAAAAGTACAAATGAAATCTGCACCTGTGTTGTGTTTTTTCAAGTGAGTCCGGACAGTTGGTAGTTGGCGTTAAAATTCTTAGATTAGTATTGATTGAAAAGGGGGCTTAAGGGGAGTTCTGTCTACGTTTTTTAATATTTAGACGTAATGGCTTGTCGATGCCAAAAACTATGTTGTGGGTGTCTTGTATTTGAAAAATCCCGTTTTCGGAACCTTTATTTGATGAAGCTGTGAATGTGGAAAAAAACGATTTTTTCAGGTATCTGAGAGAAAAGAAATACGCAAAGGCGTTCGAGCTTCTGTATTATGATAATTATACGGATTTATTCAAATACGCTTACGGTATCCTTAGGTCTGAGGAGAAGGCCAAGGATGTAGTGCAAACTGTCTTTTCCAAATTGTGGGAAAGGCGGGAGCGTTTGGATATAGACGAAAGGGTGGGGGCCTATTTAGCTCGTGCCGTATATTATGGGGCGATTAACCAAATCAGAAAAGAGAAAACCGAACGGATGCACGAGGAGGGCGTCCGGGACGAATTATATAGTCGTGGCGTATTTTCGGATAGTGCGGTCGAAACTAACGAACTTCGGGAACGGTTGGCTCAGGCTTTGGATACATTGCCGGAACATTGCAGGGAAGTGTTTTGCCTTAGCCGTTTTACGGGTCTCAAAAGGAAGGAAATAGCGGATAAGTTGGGTATATCAGTCAAAACAGTTGATACGCAAATATATAGGGCACTGAAAAAAATGAGAAGTTTTTTGGGAAATGATTCTTTTTAATTGACTGACTGTCAGTGCTTAATTTTTTGATTTGAAAAAAGTCACAAAAAAATAATTTTACTTGTAAGTACATCATCTATTTGGTGTGACAATATAGTAGAAAATGGAAAACATGACCGGGAAAATACAGGAGGCGACGGTTAAGTACCTGAAAGGCGAACTGGATGCGGAAGCCCGGGCCGATTTGGACCGTTGGCTTGCCGAAGACGAGGCAAACCGTAGGGCGTTTGATGAAACGGTGGAAATGTGGCGGGCTTTCGGCGATAGCGAATCCGTTACGGTGGAAATACCGGAGCCTGTCTGGATGAAACCAGAGACCAAAGTTGTCCCGATGCGTAATAAATCACGTTGGTGGGCCGTCGCCGCGACGCTTTTGTTAGCTGGAGTGTTTTCTTATGTGCTCTTTTTCCGGGGAGGTTCTTCGGATGTCGATTATATGGCGCACAGCGAAGTGACGATTACCTATCGGGGAGACCGGGATTTGGAGGTAAAGACAATTGACGCTCTTCAAGAGGAAAAAGGAATCGATTACCACAAGGGTAAAAACGAGATAAATATAGATAAGCCGTTTTTTGATAACCGTGAAATAACGGTAAATGTCCCGATGGGAAAACGAATCAGCCTTAGGTTGAGTGACGGTACGAAAGTGAACCTGAACTCAATGTCTACGCTGGTTTTTCCCAGCCAATTTAAGACAAAACGGAAGGTGAGGCTACTTACCGGCGAAGGTTTCTTTTCCGTTGCTAAATCGGAAAAACCTTTTATTGTACGGATGAAGGGTTTGAACGTCAGGGTTTTGGGGACTGAGTTTAACGTCTCAAATTATAAGGGCGAAGACAGGTCCGTTACTTTGGAAGAAGGAAGCGTAGCGTTGTATCAGAAAGATGAAAAGAAACGTGCGACTCTAAAACCAGGTCAGCAAGCGTTGATTCGGGCGGATAACCCAAGCCGAATGATGATTCGGGATGTGGAGACTGGCCTTTACTCGTGTTGGAAAGATAATGTGTTGCGTTTCGAAGACACTAGCTTCGGCGTATTGGAAGCGAGATTGGAACGTTGGTATGATGTTGAAATCGAAAACTCGAACGAACGCCTCGGAAACGACCGCTTTACGGGTTTGTTTGACGGACGTGACAATATAGAGACGATACTCAAACTATTGGCTTTC
It encodes the following:
- a CDS encoding short chain dehydrogenase; the protein is MKTLIVVGSTGVIGKEIVKLLRSDYNIIEINRHSGDYQLDIQNAEAVEEAFRKIGSFDALISAGGYGKWGSLEEHSLQDFHDGLNSKLMGQVNLFMIGRKYARPDAVFLLTTGVLAHRHRVGSLSLGMINMALEYFAQGVALELTGDIKINIVSPEFTTETLAQMGEDTSTGIPAREAALLYKRALEEGKTGEIYKGWKE
- a CDS encoding sulfatase — translated: MKNEMVKIFVALLVLSSCNNQKKYSKPNIVLILADDLGVPQVGCYGTDYYQTPNIDRLAETGTRFTNAYTAASICSPTRASIFTGKYPARLHLTDFIPGRNYKNKPLNIPDWQKWLPTEEVTIAEKLKEAGYNTALFGKWHLSKSKIPPKSLPFNPDRQGFEETFVTYKPAKRSGLPSWQKPEKDAHNVDTLTNRAVDYIQRHKDDPFFLVISHNSIHDPLMEKEASIAKYRNSGKDKEENNPIIAAMVERLDKSVGKVTKTIDNLRLGENTLLIFYSDNGAKHAYARQTPFRKGKGWLYEGGIRVPMIARWNGKIKAESTINDPVSSIDLFPTFMEIAKSENKNITDGISLVNTLTKGEKINRQDLYWHYPHYHGGSGMKPASAIRSGKYKLVEWHENKLLGLDNTYELYDLENDIGEQKNLINSMPKKAEELKLKLDKWKMDVKAQSPTINQNYVTNVTIQD
- a CDS encoding GAF domain-containing protein, translated to MSLDEKTRLMSGNYWGIFGLTVPLPYIFYIGSFTFNTALILCGIPFLAILYFAIVKAGIDNKFGRFVFGAGAPIILMLGHLSLLKPTEAISPGYFVVQASCAIMSWMILNNKGEGPLQLTAMVTALASLGALLMFDGWASPEQDSSFYRNKVTDFSFLGIACGIYFTSYFLNKYTFGVVEEQREDLLKASEEKQRDLESQSGDLKKYIKQVEAQQKEDENRQRVTEGVDKLNKVLRTGDDWDSVKDGFISELVRQVNANQGVLYTVEERENEKWIELSACYAYDRKKYVEKRIEIGEGLVGQAYLEGDSIFRTEVPQNYMTIGSGLGDAKPRCLLIIPFRHEDSVIALAEIASFKPLNESDVKLVENIGDSVAAFLAGHRSSAHMKELVRKTEEANARMQEQEQTLRQNMEEMVVAQEDYERRIREYEKLLEENGVQQHAHE
- a CDS encoding RNA polymerase sigma-70 factor, encoding MEKNDFFRYLREKKYAKAFELLYYDNYTDLFKYAYGILRSEEKAKDVVQTVFSKLWERRERLDIDERVGAYLARAVYYGAINQIRKEKTERMHEEGVRDELYSRGVFSDSAVETNELRERLAQALDTLPEHCREVFCLSRFTGLKRKEIADKLGISVKTVDTQIYRALKKMRSFLGNDSF
- a CDS encoding FecR domain-containing protein, with the translated sequence MTGKIQEATVKYLKGELDAEARADLDRWLAEDEANRRAFDETVEMWRAFGDSESVTVEIPEPVWMKPETKVVPMRNKSRWWAVAATLLLAGVFSYVLFFRGGSSDVDYMAHSEVTITYRGDRDLEVKTIDALQEEKGIDYHKGKNEINIDKPFFDNREITVNVPMGKRISLRLSDGTKVNLNSMSTLVFPSQFKTKRKVRLLTGEGFFSVAKSEKPFIVRMKGLNVRVLGTEFNVSNYKGEDRSVTLEEGSVALYQKDEKKRATLKPGQQALIRADNPSRMMIRDVETGLYSCWKDNVLRFEDTSFGVLEARLERWYDVEIENSNERLGNDRFTGLFDGRDNIETILKLLAFRDNIRYEIEGRKIRVW